A single genomic interval of Rhodanobacteraceae bacterium harbors:
- a CDS encoding nuclear transport factor 2 family protein, whose product MSSAASSRELIHRYYLAFNRADWPGMLELLTDDVIHDLNQGDREIGRAHFEHFLQRMKRCYLEVLSDIEIMVSANGQRAAAEYVVSGQYLSTDEGLPAASGQRYRLAGGAFFEIREGLIQRISNYYNLQAWLRQIGNND is encoded by the coding sequence AGCAGCGCAGCATCCAGTCGCGAGCTGATTCATCGCTACTATCTGGCCTTCAATCGCGCCGATTGGCCAGGAATGCTGGAACTGCTGACCGACGACGTGATTCACGATCTGAATCAGGGAGACCGGGAAATCGGGCGAGCTCATTTCGAGCACTTTCTGCAGCGCATGAAGCGGTGTTATCTGGAAGTCCTCAGCGATATCGAGATCATGGTTTCGGCAAATGGCCAACGCGCGGCGGCCGAATACGTGGTTTCCGGCCAATATCTGTCCACCGACGAGGGATTGCCGGCTGCCAGCGGACAACGCTATCGGCTTGCCGGGGGCGCCTTCTTCGAGATCAGAGAGGGACTGATTCAGCGAATCAGCAACTACTACAATCTGCAGGCCTGGCTCAGGCAGATCGGGAACAACGACTGA
- a CDS encoding polysaccharide biosynthesis tyrosine autokinase — protein sequence MPQRNQQIAALDPRMQALSTLARGGEDEFGEKDVDLLEYWRVIAKRKWTVLAVFAIVLLTGIMVTMLTTPIFRATATLQIERQANGVVRVPGIDSGDVIYDPEFYETQFQLLRSRSMAEKVAADLDPNEPVFAVMSAPSPLGKLLYAVLGVSQPDVDAVGLETRRRQLVSLVQSGLSVEPVKGSRLVRINFDSPDGPLSAKIANAVAEGFIESNMERRIDNSSYAKEFLEDRLEQVKLKLQDSEKALADFAQQEQIVNIGDRQSLLSGDLTALNAALTAAKQERIDAEARLRQSQGASVFSHPLMLQNEGVQALRSARGKLEAEYQEKLLTFKPAYPQMLQIKNQIEQIDKQLAEEVKIIKQGLAATYEAAKDKQEMLQQQVDALANDVLALQGRSTNFTLLEREVETNKQLYDALLQRYKEIGITSNVDSNNVSMVDIALNPGAPFKPDFMGNFILSAFVGLVLGVLLAFLFEFLDDTLRRPDEIEKHLGIGVLGVIPKIQGLTPEEASMDARSAFSEAYRSVRTSLQFSTEAGVPKVLLVTSPSASEGKSTTALTLARNFAQLGRRVLLIDGDLRNPSLHRILGSDNSDGLSNYLAGSIRPAAAIKPTKTLRLTYIPSGPLPPNPAELLAGPKMVSLLSLASEKFDQVIIDGPPIMGLADSPILSNLSSGTLLVIEAGTTRIATAKAALKRLFGARAHVVGALITKFDARVAGYGSGYGGDYGGYHYYSYGGGEVKPALTKD from the coding sequence ATGCCCCAGCGCAACCAGCAAATCGCTGCATTGGACCCGCGCATGCAGGCGTTGTCCACGTTGGCGCGCGGCGGTGAGGACGAGTTTGGCGAGAAAGACGTCGATCTGCTCGAATATTGGCGTGTCATCGCCAAGCGCAAATGGACGGTATTGGCGGTTTTCGCCATTGTCCTGCTGACCGGCATCATGGTGACCATGCTTACCACGCCGATTTTCAGGGCTACCGCGACCTTGCAGATCGAACGTCAGGCCAATGGCGTGGTCCGAGTGCCAGGCATCGACTCGGGCGACGTCATTTACGACCCCGAGTTCTACGAGACCCAGTTCCAGCTGTTGCGCAGTCGCTCGATGGCGGAAAAGGTTGCCGCTGACCTGGACCCGAACGAACCGGTCTTTGCGGTGATGAGCGCGCCATCGCCGCTGGGCAAGCTGCTCTATGCCGTGCTGGGCGTGAGCCAGCCAGACGTCGATGCCGTGGGTCTGGAAACGCGGCGCCGACAGCTCGTGAGTCTGGTTCAGAGCGGTTTGTCGGTAGAGCCGGTCAAAGGCTCCAGGCTGGTGCGGATCAATTTTGACAGCCCCGACGGCCCACTGTCGGCCAAGATCGCGAATGCCGTGGCCGAGGGTTTCATCGAGTCGAACATGGAGCGGCGCATCGACAACAGCTCCTACGCCAAGGAGTTCCTGGAAGATCGGCTGGAGCAGGTCAAGCTCAAGCTGCAGGATTCGGAAAAGGCGCTGGCCGATTTCGCCCAGCAGGAACAGATCGTCAATATCGGCGATCGGCAATCATTGCTGTCGGGCGACCTGACGGCCTTGAACGCGGCGCTGACGGCCGCCAAGCAGGAACGCATCGATGCCGAGGCGCGCTTGCGCCAGTCCCAGGGCGCCAGCGTGTTCTCGCATCCGTTGATGCTGCAGAACGAGGGTGTACAGGCCTTGCGCTCGGCCCGCGGCAAGCTCGAGGCGGAATACCAGGAAAAATTGCTGACCTTCAAGCCGGCCTACCCGCAGATGCTGCAGATCAAGAACCAGATCGAGCAGATCGACAAGCAGCTGGCGGAAGAGGTCAAGATCATCAAGCAGGGCTTGGCTGCCACCTATGAAGCTGCCAAGGACAAGCAGGAAATGTTGCAGCAGCAGGTGGATGCGCTGGCCAATGACGTGCTGGCTTTGCAGGGGCGCAGCACCAATTTCACCCTGCTTGAGCGCGAAGTGGAAACGAACAAGCAGCTGTACGACGCGCTGCTGCAGCGTTACAAGGAAATCGGTATCACCTCGAATGTCGATTCCAATAACGTCAGCATGGTCGATATCGCGCTGAATCCTGGAGCGCCCTTCAAGCCTGACTTCATGGGCAACTTCATTCTTTCGGCCTTCGTCGGTCTGGTACTCGGTGTATTGCTGGCCTTCCTGTTCGAATTCCTTGATGACACGCTGCGGCGACCGGACGAAATCGAAAAGCACCTAGGCATCGGTGTCTTGGGAGTCATTCCCAAGATTCAGGGACTGACGCCGGAGGAGGCATCCATGGACGCCAGATCCGCATTCTCGGAGGCCTATCGGTCGGTGCGCACCTCGTTGCAGTTCTCCACCGAGGCTGGCGTGCCCAAAGTCCTGCTGGTGACAAGCCCTTCGGCCTCCGAGGGCAAGTCCACCACGGCCTTGACCTTGGCGCGAAACTTCGCCCAGCTGGGACGGCGAGTGCTGTTGATCGACGGCGATCTGCGCAATCCGTCCTTGCATCGTATTCTTGGCAGTGACAACTCGGATGGATTGAGCAACTACCTGGCCGGGAGCATTCGCCCGGCGGCAGCCATCAAGCCGACCAAGACCCTGCGCCTGACCTATATCCCGTCGGGTCCGCTGCCGCCTAATCCGGCAGAGCTGCTGGCTGGCCCGAAAATGGTGTCCTTGCTGAGTCTGGCCAGCGAGAAATTCGATCAGGTCATCATTGATGGCCCGCCCATCATGGGCCTTGCCGATTCGCCGATCTTGTCGAACCTGTCGTCAGGCACCTTGCTGGTCATCGAGGCCGGGACCACCCGCATCGCGACGGCAAAGGCTGCGCTCAAGCGCTTGTTCGGCGCGCGTGCCCACGTCGTGGGTGCGCTGATCACCAAGTTTGACGCGCGCGTCGCGGGTTACGGTTCCGGCTATGGTGGCGACTATGGTGGCTACCATTACTATTCCTACGGTGGCGGCGAGGTGAAGCCAGCGCTGACTAAGGATTGA
- a CDS encoding DnaJ domain-containing protein — protein sequence MGSDSFDLVLAVFREPARIAEIRERPLPEDVARVIRLAAGEASALEDAVRSTGENEEKLVEASVFFLQQILFAPGADSYRVLGAASNSQQDRLRENYRWLMKWLHPDRNQDGWEAVYADRVNIAWQDLKTPSRRADYDEKSAVIPTVGVSTELVLRTRQTQAAPSAPILSGSTVRLLPAFILGGLGLGAVAVISLMYWSQIQTQKQLAASRTQALVERKVDESTAAGLPEDPATTAYATADSDLTAPPSPIVADAGLAPTAVVSLAVDAGPGDQEVADEQELIDGEMLAAAGEDEVSPDPAAPDETRTDGDGWVPADSDSATWAEAQAESQTKADALARAQAQAQAQADALARAQEKAQAEADAFAKAQAQAQAQAQAQADALAKAEAQAKADALAKAEAQAKADALAKAEAQAKADALAKAEAQAKADALAKAEAQAKADALAKAEAQAKADALAKAEAQAKADALAKAEAQAKADALAKAEAQAKADALAKAEAQAKADALAKAEAQAKADALAKAEAQAKADALAKAEAQAKADALAKAEAQAKADALAKAEAQAKADALAKAEAQAKADALAKAEAQAKVDAAAHAVPKAVSDAAPIAPATPASALLAPADADARALIREFASAYAAGDLGRFDRLFSQGRPQALDHERMRGRFGNTEMRFLEFEQVRLTPESGATRARARFRDTYVPRGERRAVTETGTIEWIIHLEDGAARISGLARSG from the coding sequence ATGGGCAGTGACAGCTTCGATCTGGTGCTGGCGGTATTTCGCGAGCCGGCGCGTATCGCCGAGATACGCGAGCGGCCACTGCCCGAAGATGTGGCCAGGGTCATTCGTCTGGCTGCCGGCGAGGCATCGGCACTGGAAGACGCGGTCAGGTCGACGGGAGAGAACGAAGAAAAGCTCGTCGAGGCCTCGGTTTTCTTTCTCCAGCAGATCTTGTTTGCCCCGGGCGCGGATTCCTATCGAGTCCTTGGCGCCGCATCGAACAGCCAGCAAGATCGCCTGCGTGAAAACTATCGCTGGCTGATGAAATGGCTGCACCCCGATCGCAATCAGGATGGTTGGGAAGCGGTCTATGCCGATCGCGTGAATATCGCCTGGCAAGACCTCAAGACGCCCAGCCGCAGGGCGGATTACGACGAGAAATCGGCGGTGATCCCCACCGTTGGCGTGTCGACTGAGTTGGTATTGAGGACTCGCCAGACGCAGGCGGCGCCGAGCGCACCGATCCTGTCCGGCTCAACGGTTCGTCTTCTGCCTGCGTTCATTCTCGGAGGGCTGGGATTGGGCGCGGTGGCGGTGATCAGTCTGATGTACTGGTCGCAGATACAAACCCAGAAGCAGCTCGCAGCCTCTCGAACCCAGGCTCTTGTTGAGCGCAAGGTGGATGAGAGCACGGCGGCCGGACTCCCGGAAGATCCGGCTACCACTGCGTATGCAACTGCCGATTCTGATTTGACAGCGCCACCCTCACCGATTGTCGCCGACGCAGGTCTGGCGCCAACAGCTGTCGTCTCGCTTGCCGTGGATGCCGGTCCGGGCGATCAAGAGGTTGCCGACGAGCAGGAATTGATCGACGGAGAGATGCTGGCTGCAGCTGGGGAGGACGAGGTCAGTCCGGACCCGGCAGCACCTGACGAAACCCGGACCGACGGTGATGGATGGGTGCCCGCCGACTCCGATTCGGCTACCTGGGCTGAAGCGCAGGCGGAATCCCAGACTAAGGCCGATGCCCTGGCGCGTGCGCAGGCGCAGGCTCAAGCCCAGGCAGATGCCTTGGCGCGAGCACAGGAAAAAGCCCAGGCCGAGGCCGACGCCTTCGCCAAAGCCCAGGCCCAGGCCCAGGCCCAGGCCCAGGCCCAGGCCGATGCGCTGGCGAAAGCCGAAGCTCAGGCCAAGGCGGATGCGCTGGCGAAAGCCGAGGCCCAGGCCAAGGCCGATGCGCTGGCCAAAGCCGAGGCCCAGGCCAAGGCCGATGCGCTGGCCAAAGCCGAGGCCCAGGCCAAGGCCGATGCGTTGGCGAAAGCCGAAGCTCAGGCCAAGGCCGATGCGCTGGCGAAAGCCGAGGCCCAGGCCAAGGCCGATGCGTTGGCGAAAGCCGAGGCCCAGGCCAAGGCCGATGCGTTGGCGAAAGCCGAAGCTCAGGCCAAGGCCGATGCGTTGGCGAAAGCCGAGGCCCAGGCCAAGGCCGATGCGCTGGCCAAAGCCGAGGCCCAGGCCAAGGCCGATGCGTTGGCGAAAGCCGAGGCCCAGGCCAAGGCCGATGCGTTGGCGAAAGCCGAAGCTCAGGCCAAGGCCGATGCGTTGGCGAAAGCCGAGGCCCAGGCCAAGGCCGATGCGCTGGCCAAAGCCGAGGCCCAGGCCAAGGCCGATGCGTTGGCGAAAGCCGAGGCCCAGGCCAAGGCCGATGCGTTGGCGAAAGCCGAAGCTCAGGCCAAGGCGGATGCGTTGGCGAAAGCCGAAGCTCAGGCGAAGGTCGATGCCGCTGCTCATGCAGTTCCCAAGGCTGTGTCAGATGCAGCCCCGATTGCGCCGGCAACACCTGCAAGCGCGCTTTTGGCGCCGGCTGACGCCGATGCGCGAGCCCTGATCCGCGAATTTGCGTCTGCTTATGCAGCGGGTGACCTGGGTCGCTTTGACCGCCTGTTCAGTCAGGGGCGCCCGCAGGCCCTGGATCACGAGCGCATGCGTGGCCGATTCGGCAATACGGAAATGCGATTCCTGGAATTCGAGCAAGTGCGGTTGACGCCAGAATCAGGTGCCACCCGCGCAAGAGCCCGGTTTCGCGATACCTACGTACCGCGCGGTGAGCGGCGTGCGGTAACCGAGACCGGAACCATCGAGTGGATCATTCATCTGGAAGACGGCGCGGCTCGTATTTCTGGCCTGGCGCGGAGCGGGTAG